One genomic segment of Primulina tabacum isolate GXHZ01 chromosome 9, ASM2559414v2, whole genome shotgun sequence includes these proteins:
- the LOC142556033 gene encoding putative GTP diphosphokinase RSH2, chloroplastic, with translation MPIPTIALYASPSSSVCQINSHASYDVDINGRSTSSASASPSQKHMIGGLSCLFSSPSVKPAYSSGAEELGSLWHDITEELGSSSRYSLSSSVKRDQGRQSPISVLQVPHSSILSGSRSPSLRVSADLKSLNGGLFNGFMRHALGSCVEYGSSPLTLNMKDIDPSSSNISTEELTFTMDDNNFTELDLPPYAKDLLFEAQSKQFIFRDENVVKAFCEAEKAHRGQMRVSGHPYLQHCLETAVLLARIGATPTVVTAGLLHDTVDDSCVTYDHISRTCGTEVADLVDGVSKLSHLSKLARENNTACKTAEADRLHTMFLGMADARAVLIKLADRLHNMITLDALPLLKQQRFAKETLKIFVPLANRLGISTWKEQLEDLCFEHLNPDKYQELSSELVKAFDEAMVTYSVEKLEQALTAGAVPYLWVSGRHKSLYSTYSKMLKKKLNINEIHDIHGFRLIVETEEDCYRALGVVHHLWHEVPGRFKDYIVSPKLNGYQSLHTVVMGDDMVPLEVQIRTKEMHLQAECGIAAHWRYKEGDSKHSSYIVQMVEWARWVVTLQCEAMSKDMTSAGFIDSMKPPRAFLSLSENCTFSCKPCYGSEGPIFVILIENDKMSVQEFPANSSVGDILERAGRGNSRWTPYGFPMNEELRPRLNRVPVSDTMSKLKMGDVLELTPTIPDKSLTVYREEIQRMYDGGFMKPSAVPAARTLLT, from the exons ATGCCGATTCCGACAATAGCACTTTACGCCAGTCCATCGAGCAGTGTGTGCCAAATAAACTCCCACGCCTCGTATGATGTAGACATCAATGGAAGGTCAACGTCGTCGGCATCAGCTTCGCCTTCGCAGAAACATATGATTGGCGGGCTCTCGTGCTTGTTTTCATCGCCGTCTGTGAAGCCGGCGTATTCGAGTGGAGCCGAGGAATTGGGATCTCTGTGGCACGACATAACTGAGGAGTTGGGTTCCTCTTCCCGATATTCTTTAAGCTCGTCCGTGAAGAGAGATCAAGGCCGTCAGAGCCCGATATCTGTACTCCAGGTTCCCCATAGTTCAATCTTATCCGGTTCCCGAAGCCCGTCTTTAAGAGTTAGCGCCGATTTGAAGTCGCTGAATGGGGGACTGTTTAATGGGTTCATGAGGCATGCTCTGGGTTCGTGTGTGGAATATGGTTCCTCGCCTTTGACTTTAAATATGAAAGACATCGACCCATCTTCGTCGAATATCTCAACGGAGGAGCTAACTTTCACCATGGATGATAACAATTTCACGGAGTTGGATTTACCCCCATATGCTAAAGACCTGCTTTTTGAAGCCCAATCGAAGCAATTTATCTTTCGTGATGAAAACGTTGTTAAGGCGTTTTGCGAAGCTGAAAAGGCTCATAGAGGCCAG ATGCGTGTTAGTGGGCATCCTTATTTGCAGCATTGCTTGGAGACGGCGGTCCTGTTGGCAAGAATCGGAGCTACACCCACAGTTGTTACCGCTGGACTTTTGCATGATACGGTTGACGATTCTTGTGTTACTTATGACCATATTTCCAGGACTTGTGGAACTGAGGTTGCAGATTTGGTCGATGGG GTGTCTAAGCTCAGCCACTTGAGCAAACTTGCACGGGAGAACAACACGGCATGTAAAACCGCTGAGGCAGATCGATTGCATACCATGTTTCTTGGGATGGCAGATGCAAGAGCTGTTCTTATAAAATTGGCTGATCGATTGCATAACATGATTACTTTGGATGCATTACCTTTGCTCAAACAACAAAGATTTGCAAAGGaaacattgaaaatatttgttccCCTGGCCAATAGATTAGGGATCTCGACTTGGAAAGAGCAGCTGGAAGATCTTTGCTTCGAGCACCTCAATCCTGATAAGTACCAAGAATTGTCATCCGAGCTTGTGAAGGCCTTTGATGAGGCAATGGTTACTTATTCCGTGGAGAAATTAGAGCAAGCTCTGACAGCTGGAGCTGTTCCCTATCTTTGGGTATCAGGCAGGCATAAGAGTTTGTACAGCACATATTCCAAAATGTTAAA GAAGAAGCTCAACATAAATGAGATCCATGACATTCATGGGTTTAGATTGATTGTTGAAACTGAAGAAGATTGCTATAGAGCCCTTGGAGTTGTCCACCATCTATGGCACGAAGTTCCTGGTAGATTCAAGGACTATATTGTTTCTCCAAAGTTGAATGG GTACCAATCTCTTCACACAGTGGTGATGGGTGACGATATGGTTCCCCTAGAAGTTCAGATTCGAACCAAAGAGATGCATCTGCAAGCTGAATGTGGAATCGCTGCTCACTGGAGATACAAAGAAGGTGATTCAAAGCACTCTTCTTACATCGTTCAGATGGTTGAGTGGGCGCGATGGGTTGTTACTTTGCAGTGTGAGGCCATGAGCAAAGATATGACGTCTGCGGGATTTATTGACTCCATGAAGCCACCTCGCGCATTCCTTTCCCTCTCCGAGAATTGCACATTTTCTTGCAAACCTTGTTACGGCTCCGAAGGACCCATCTTTGTCATATTGATTGAAAATGATAAG ATGTCTGTCCAAGAATTCCCAGCAAACTCATCAGTGGGAGATATATTGGAACGAGCTGGTCGAGGTAATTCTAGATGGACGCCATATGGATTCCCGATGAATGAAGAGCTGAGGCCACGGCTAAACCGTGTGCCTGTTAGTGATACCATGTCGAAGCTGAAAATGGGGGATGTGTTGGAGCTAACCCCAACAATACCTGACAAGTCATTGACAGTGTATCGGGAAGAAATCCAGCGGATGTATGATGGAGGTTTCATGAAACCAAGCGCAGTGCCTGCTGCACGTACCTTGCTAACGTGA
- the LOC142504620 gene encoding uncharacterized protein LOC142504620: MDIPGLTRMQVASHLQKCRNNNWQTPEERRSAHTFRDMISSQYKPRKFGSMPQLDRAHAYPQSAQISRMQPGNEIQNSFGNVGYVPSTMTNDFFLFQDPVCPIRNFSITVPQGSRAPKQTSIPVPSPCLRDQAYPGQNSAVASVDSSSMGQWSASETSNVESDVPETKANIKSE, translated from the exons ATGGATATACCCGGTCTGACAAGAATGCAAGTGGCAAGTCATCTCCAG AAATGTCGAAACAATAATTGGCAAACTCCAGAGGAACGAAGATCGGCTCATACGTTTCGCGACATGATTAGTTCACAGTACAAGCCAAGGAAATTCGGGTCAATGCCTCAATTAGATCGAGCTCACGCATATCCTCAATCGGCTCAAATATCCAGAATGCAACCTGGAAACGAGATCCAAAATAGTTTTGGAAACGTAGGATATGTACCATCAACCATGACTAACGATTTCTTCCTTTTTCAAGATCCGGTCTGCCCGATACGCAACTTCTCCATTACTGTGCCACAAGGATCCAGGGCACCTAAGCAAACCTCTATCCCGGTCCCAAGCCCGTGTCTGCGTGATCAAGCTTATCCTGGGCAG AATTCAGCAGTGGCGAGCGTGGATAGCAGCAGCATGGGCCAGTGGAGTGCTTCAGAGACTTCAAACGTGGAGAGCGATGTCCCCGAGACCAAAGCCAATATAAAGAGTGAATGA